The following proteins come from a genomic window of Sus scrofa isolate TJ Tabasco breed Duroc unplaced genomic scaffold, Sscrofa11.1 Contig62, whole genome shotgun sequence:
- the LOC110259002 gene encoding olfactory receptor 12D2-like produces MPNQTSVTEFLLLGVTDIQELQPLLFVLFLTIYLVIMAGNGAILMVVISEPRLHSPMYFFLGNLSCLDICYSTVTLPKMLGNFLSSHKEISFWGCISQLHFFHFLGSTEALLLAVMAFDRFVAICKPLRYTLIMNPWVCAQMAVTVWITGFLYALLHSVMTSRLYFCGSNYIHHFFCDIKPLLKLACGNIELNQWLLSIVTGTIAMGPFFLTLLSYGYIITHLSFKTHSCSMLHKALSTCASHFMVVVLFFAPVVFTYIRPTSGSSMDQDRIIAIMYSVVTPVLNPLIYTLRNKQVKGALRRVIRRRL; encoded by the coding sequence ATGCCCAATCAAACATCAGTCACTGAATTTCTTCTCCTCGGAGTGACAGACATCCAAGAACTGCAGCCTTTGCTCTTCGTGCTTTTCCTCACAATTTACCTGGTCATCATGGCTGGGAACGGAGCCATCCTGATGGTTGTCATCTCTGAGCCAAGACTCCATTctcctatgtatttcttcctgggaAACCTGTCCTGTCTAGATATCTGCTACTCCACAGTGACGCTGCCAAAGATGCTGGGGAACTTCCTCTCCTCACACAAAGAAATTTCTTTCTGGGGATGCATAAGCCAGCTTCATTTCTTCCACTTCCTCGGCAGCACAGAGGCCCTGTTGTTGGCCGTGATGGCTTTTGACCGCTTCGTGGCTATCTGCAAACCACTTCGTTACACTCTTATCATGAATCCTTGGGTCTGTGCTCAAATGGCTGTCACTGTCTGGATCACTGGTTTTCTCTATGCCCTTCTGCACTCCGTAATGACCTCTCGCTTATACTTCTGTGGTTCCAACTACATCCATCACTTCTTCTGTGATATTAAGCCTTTGCTGAAGCTAGCCTGTGGGAACATTGAGCTTAACCAGTGGCTGCTCAGCATTGTCACGGGGACTATTGCCATGGGTCCATTCTTTCTAACACTTCTCTCCTATGGCTACATTATCACCCATCTTTCCTTCAAGACCCATTCTTGCAGCATGCTTCATAAAGCACTGTCCACTTGTGCCTCCCACTTCATGGTAgttgttcttttctttgctcCCGTTGTTTTCACGTATATTCGTCCTACCTCAGGTAGCTCCATGGACCAGGACAGGATCATTGCCATTATGTACAGTGTGGTCACTCCTGTACTAAATCCACTCATCTATACTTTGAGGAACAAGCAAGTAAAAGGAGCCTTAAGGAGGGTGATCAGAAGGAGGCTCTGA